Proteins encoded together in one Balaenoptera ricei isolate mBalRic1 chromosome 2, mBalRic1.hap2, whole genome shotgun sequence window:
- the TNFAIP2 gene encoding tumor necrosis factor alpha-induced protein 2 isoform X2, whose translation MLKMTFQGFPGQQPAPGALDFPGSPQKLPFASEAESEASMSEASSEDLVPPLEAEEAPDRDGEEAAKKKKKKKKSKGLANMFSVFTKGRKKKSQPSSAETEGDTEPQPRPAGRLPTVEELKADLEHGRLEAAGPLLALERELQAAVAAGGMSDEELLRRQSKVEALYVLLRDQVLGLLRRPLEAAPERLRRALAVLAEQEREDRAAAAAAAAAAAGPSALAATRPRRWLQLWRRGVAQAAEERLGQRPAAAAEGRTEAERAFLHMGRTMKEDLEAVVERLKPLFPAEFAVVAAYAQSYHEHFAAHLADLAQFELSERDTYVLLLWVQNLYPNDIINSPKLAGELQGVRLGSLLSPKQIRLLEATFLSNEVDSVKELMARALELESQRWSQDVAPQRLDGHCHSELAIDIIQIISQGQAKAESITLDLGTQIKHMLLVELAAFLKSYQRSFDEFLERCKQLRNYRANVIANINNCLSFRMFVDQKWQIPQDLPSHLLSPLNELKSHGVDTLLQNLFGVLKPLFKRFTQTRWAAPAQTLEEIISVVDERLPEFSELQDCFREELMEAVHLHLVKEYIIRLSKRRLVLNTAEKQQQLAGHIRANAELIQHFCTQNQRPPECHPGRQGESVQQ comes from the exons ATGCTGAAGATGACCTTCCAAGGCTTTCCAGGCCAGCAGCCTGCGCCAGGGGCCCTTGACTTCCCCGGAAGCCCCCAGAAGTTGCCCTTCGCCTCGGAGGCGGAGTCAGAAGCCTCCATGTCCGAGGCCTCCTCCGAGGACCTGGTGCCACCCCTGGAGGCCGAGGAAGCCCCAGACAGGGATGGAGAAGAGGCtgcgaagaagaagaagaagaagaagaagtcgAAAGGCCTGGCCAACATGTTTAGCGTCTTCAccaaagggaggaagaagaagagtcaGCCCAGCTCAGCAGAGACAGAGGGCGACACTGAGCCCCAGCCCCGGCCGGCTGGCCGGCTGCCCACAG TGGAGGAGCTCAAGGCCGACCTGGAGCACGGGCGGCTGGAGGCGGCGGGGCCGCTGCTGGCGCTGGAGCGGGAGCTGcaggcggcggtggcggcgggcGGCATGAGCGACGAGGAGCTGCTGCGGCGCCAGAGCAAGGTGGAGGCGCTGTACGTGCTGCTGCGCGACCAGGTGCTCGGCCTGCTGCGCCGGCCGCTGGAGGCGGCGCCGGAGCGGCTGCGCCGGGCTCTGGCCGTGCTGGCCGAGCAGGAGCGCGAGGaccgcgcggcggcggcggcggcggcggcggcggcggcggggccctcGGCGCTGGCGGCCACGCGGCCCCGGCGCTGGCTGCAGCTGTGGCGGCGCGGCGTGGCGCAGGCGGCCGAAGAGCGCCTGGGCCAGCGGCCGGCCGCGGCTGCCGAGGGCCGCACGGAGGCCGAGCGCGCCTTCCTGCACATGGGCCGCACCATGAAGGAGGACCTGGAGGCCGTGGTGGAGCGGCTGAAGCCGCTGTTCCCTGCCGAGTTCGCCGTGGTGGCGGCCTACGCCCAGAGCTACCACGAGCACTTCGCGGCGCACCTGGCGGACTTGGCGCAGTTCGAGCTGAGCGAACGCGACACCTACGTGCTGCTGCTCTGGGTGCAGAACCTCTACCCCAA TGACATCATCAACAGCCCCAAGCTGGCCGGTGAGCTGCAAGGAGTCAGGCTTGGGAGCCTCCTGTCCCCCAAGCAGATCCGGCTGCTGGAGGCCACGTTCCTCTCCAATGAGGTG gaCAGCGTGAAGGAGCTGATGGCCCGCGCCCTGGAGCTGGAGTCGCAGCGCTGGAGCCAGGATGTGGCTCCCCAGAGGCTGGACggccactgccacagtgagctgGCCATTGACATCATCCAG ATCATCTCCCAGGGCCAGGCCAAGGCCGAGAGCATCACCCTTGACCTGGGCACGCAGATAAAGCACATGCTGTTGGTGGAGCTGGCTGCGTTCCTCAAGAG CTACCAGCGTTCCTTTGATGAATTTCTGGAGAGGTGCAAACAGCTGAGAAATTACAGGGCCAATGTCATCGCCAACATCAACAACTGCCTCTCCTTCCG GATGTTCGTGGACCAGAAGTGGCAGATACCACAGGACCTCCCGAGCCACCTGCTGAGCCCCCTGAATGAGCTCAAGAGTCATGGCGTTGATACCCTGCTCCAGAACCTGTTTGGGGTCCTGAAG CCGCTGTTCAAGAGGTTCACGCAGACCCGCTGGGCGGCCCCCGCGCAGACCCTGGAGGAAATTATCTCCGTGGTGGACGAGAGGCTGCCCGAGTTCTCTGAACTGCAGGACTGTTTCCGGGAG GAGCTCATGGAGGCTGTACACCTGCACCTGGTGAAGGAGTACATCATCCGCCTCAGCAAGCGGCGCCTGGTCCTCAACACggcagagaagcagcagcagctggcGGGGCACATCCGGGCCAACGCCGAGCTCATCCAGCACTTCTGCACTCAGAAC CAAAGGCCACCTGAGTGCCATCCTGGCCGTCAAGGGGAATCTGTCCAGCAGTGA
- the TNFAIP2 gene encoding tumor necrosis factor alpha-induced protein 2 isoform X3, whose translation MLKMTFQGFPGQQPAPGALDFPGSPQKLPFASEAESEASMSEASSEDLVPPLEAEEAPDRDGEEAAKKKKKKKKSKGLANMFSVFTKGRKKKSQPSSAETEGDTEPQPRPAGRLPTVEELKADLEHGRLEAAGPLLALERELQAAVAAGGMSDEELLRRQSKVEALYVLLRDQVLGLLRRPLEAAPERLRRALAVLAEQEREDRAAAAAAAAAAAGPSALAATRPRRWLQLWRRGVAQAAEERLGQRPAAAAEGRTEAERAFLHMGRTMKEDLEAVVERLKPLFPAEFAVVAAYAQSYHEHFAAHLADLAQFELSERDTYVLLLWVQNLYPNDIINSPKLAGELQGVRLGSLLSPKQIRLLEATFLSNEVDSVKELMARALELESQRWSQDVAPQRLDGHCHSELAIDIIQIISQGQAKAESITLDLGTQIKHMLLVELAAFLKSYQRSFDEFLERCKQLRNYRANVIANINNCLSFRMFVDQKWQIPQDLPSHLLSPLNELKSHGVDTLLQNLFGVLKPLFKRFTQTRWAAPAQTLEEIISVVDERLPEFSELQDCFREELMEAVHLHLVKEYIIRLSKRRLVLNTAEKQQQLAGHIRANAELIQHFCTQNGSPATWLHRALPTLAEIIRLQDPSAIKIEVATYATWYPDFSKGHLSAILAVKGNLSSSEVRSIRSILDINTGAHEPSKSLFSLIKGCVELGSARAWNGRQNWRREKGRMSSHLGPGKGPVGSHGKLGAGLASEPLQLSP comes from the exons ATGCTGAAGATGACCTTCCAAGGCTTTCCAGGCCAGCAGCCTGCGCCAGGGGCCCTTGACTTCCCCGGAAGCCCCCAGAAGTTGCCCTTCGCCTCGGAGGCGGAGTCAGAAGCCTCCATGTCCGAGGCCTCCTCCGAGGACCTGGTGCCACCCCTGGAGGCCGAGGAAGCCCCAGACAGGGATGGAGAAGAGGCtgcgaagaagaagaagaagaagaagaagtcgAAAGGCCTGGCCAACATGTTTAGCGTCTTCAccaaagggaggaagaagaagagtcaGCCCAGCTCAGCAGAGACAGAGGGCGACACTGAGCCCCAGCCCCGGCCGGCTGGCCGGCTGCCCACAG TGGAGGAGCTCAAGGCCGACCTGGAGCACGGGCGGCTGGAGGCGGCGGGGCCGCTGCTGGCGCTGGAGCGGGAGCTGcaggcggcggtggcggcgggcGGCATGAGCGACGAGGAGCTGCTGCGGCGCCAGAGCAAGGTGGAGGCGCTGTACGTGCTGCTGCGCGACCAGGTGCTCGGCCTGCTGCGCCGGCCGCTGGAGGCGGCGCCGGAGCGGCTGCGCCGGGCTCTGGCCGTGCTGGCCGAGCAGGAGCGCGAGGaccgcgcggcggcggcggcggcggcggcggcggcggcggggccctcGGCGCTGGCGGCCACGCGGCCCCGGCGCTGGCTGCAGCTGTGGCGGCGCGGCGTGGCGCAGGCGGCCGAAGAGCGCCTGGGCCAGCGGCCGGCCGCGGCTGCCGAGGGCCGCACGGAGGCCGAGCGCGCCTTCCTGCACATGGGCCGCACCATGAAGGAGGACCTGGAGGCCGTGGTGGAGCGGCTGAAGCCGCTGTTCCCTGCCGAGTTCGCCGTGGTGGCGGCCTACGCCCAGAGCTACCACGAGCACTTCGCGGCGCACCTGGCGGACTTGGCGCAGTTCGAGCTGAGCGAACGCGACACCTACGTGCTGCTGCTCTGGGTGCAGAACCTCTACCCCAA TGACATCATCAACAGCCCCAAGCTGGCCGGTGAGCTGCAAGGAGTCAGGCTTGGGAGCCTCCTGTCCCCCAAGCAGATCCGGCTGCTGGAGGCCACGTTCCTCTCCAATGAGGTG gaCAGCGTGAAGGAGCTGATGGCCCGCGCCCTGGAGCTGGAGTCGCAGCGCTGGAGCCAGGATGTGGCTCCCCAGAGGCTGGACggccactgccacagtgagctgGCCATTGACATCATCCAG ATCATCTCCCAGGGCCAGGCCAAGGCCGAGAGCATCACCCTTGACCTGGGCACGCAGATAAAGCACATGCTGTTGGTGGAGCTGGCTGCGTTCCTCAAGAG CTACCAGCGTTCCTTTGATGAATTTCTGGAGAGGTGCAAACAGCTGAGAAATTACAGGGCCAATGTCATCGCCAACATCAACAACTGCCTCTCCTTCCG GATGTTCGTGGACCAGAAGTGGCAGATACCACAGGACCTCCCGAGCCACCTGCTGAGCCCCCTGAATGAGCTCAAGAGTCATGGCGTTGATACCCTGCTCCAGAACCTGTTTGGGGTCCTGAAG CCGCTGTTCAAGAGGTTCACGCAGACCCGCTGGGCGGCCCCCGCGCAGACCCTGGAGGAAATTATCTCCGTGGTGGACGAGAGGCTGCCCGAGTTCTCTGAACTGCAGGACTGTTTCCGGGAG GAGCTCATGGAGGCTGTACACCTGCACCTGGTGAAGGAGTACATCATCCGCCTCAGCAAGCGGCGCCTGGTCCTCAACACggcagagaagcagcagcagctggcGGGGCACATCCGGGCCAACGCCGAGCTCATCCAGCACTTCTGCACTCAGAAC GGCTCCCCGGCCACCTGGCTGCATCGTGCCCTCCCCACGCTCGCGGAGATTATTCGCCTGCAAGACCCCAGTGCCATCAAGATCGAGGTGGCCACGTATGCCACCTGGTACCCTGACTTCAG CAAAGGCCACCTGAGTGCCATCCTGGCCGTCAAGGGGAATCTGTCCAGCAGTGAAGTCAGGAGCATCCGGAGCATCCTAGACATCAACACAGGGGCGCACGAGCCCTCCAAGTCCCTATTTTCACTTATAAAG GGCTGTGTTGAGCTGGGCTCAGCCAGGGCGTGGAATGGAAGGCAGAACTGGAGGCGAGAAAAGGGAAGGATGAGCTCTCATCTGGGACCTGGAAAGGGGCCTGTGGGGTCACATGGCaagctgggggcagggctggcatCAGAGCCCCTGCAGCTCAGCCCCTGA
- the TNFAIP2 gene encoding tumor necrosis factor alpha-induced protein 2 isoform X1 gives MLKMTFQGFPGQQPAPGALDFPGSPQKLPFASEAESEASMSEASSEDLVPPLEAEEAPDRDGEEAAKKKKKKKKSKGLANMFSVFTKGRKKKSQPSSAETEGDTEPQPRPAGRLPTVEELKADLEHGRLEAAGPLLALERELQAAVAAGGMSDEELLRRQSKVEALYVLLRDQVLGLLRRPLEAAPERLRRALAVLAEQEREDRAAAAAAAAAAAGPSALAATRPRRWLQLWRRGVAQAAEERLGQRPAAAAEGRTEAERAFLHMGRTMKEDLEAVVERLKPLFPAEFAVVAAYAQSYHEHFAAHLADLAQFELSERDTYVLLLWVQNLYPNDIINSPKLAGELQGVRLGSLLSPKQIRLLEATFLSNEVDSVKELMARALELESQRWSQDVAPQRLDGHCHSELAIDIIQIISQGQAKAESITLDLGTQIKHMLLVELAAFLKSYQRSFDEFLERCKQLRNYRANVIANINNCLSFRMFVDQKWQIPQDLPSHLLSPLNELKSHGVDTLLQNLFGVLKPLFKRFTQTRWAAPAQTLEEIISVVDERLPEFSELQDCFREELMEAVHLHLVKEYIIRLSKRRLVLNTAEKQQQLAGHIRANAELIQHFCTQNGSPATWLHRALPTLAEIIRLQDPSAIKIEVATYATWYPDFSKGHLSAILAVKGNLSSSEVRSIRSILDINTGAHEPSKSLFSLIKVG, from the exons ATGCTGAAGATGACCTTCCAAGGCTTTCCAGGCCAGCAGCCTGCGCCAGGGGCCCTTGACTTCCCCGGAAGCCCCCAGAAGTTGCCCTTCGCCTCGGAGGCGGAGTCAGAAGCCTCCATGTCCGAGGCCTCCTCCGAGGACCTGGTGCCACCCCTGGAGGCCGAGGAAGCCCCAGACAGGGATGGAGAAGAGGCtgcgaagaagaagaagaagaagaagaagtcgAAAGGCCTGGCCAACATGTTTAGCGTCTTCAccaaagggaggaagaagaagagtcaGCCCAGCTCAGCAGAGACAGAGGGCGACACTGAGCCCCAGCCCCGGCCGGCTGGCCGGCTGCCCACAG TGGAGGAGCTCAAGGCCGACCTGGAGCACGGGCGGCTGGAGGCGGCGGGGCCGCTGCTGGCGCTGGAGCGGGAGCTGcaggcggcggtggcggcgggcGGCATGAGCGACGAGGAGCTGCTGCGGCGCCAGAGCAAGGTGGAGGCGCTGTACGTGCTGCTGCGCGACCAGGTGCTCGGCCTGCTGCGCCGGCCGCTGGAGGCGGCGCCGGAGCGGCTGCGCCGGGCTCTGGCCGTGCTGGCCGAGCAGGAGCGCGAGGaccgcgcggcggcggcggcggcggcggcggcggcggcggggccctcGGCGCTGGCGGCCACGCGGCCCCGGCGCTGGCTGCAGCTGTGGCGGCGCGGCGTGGCGCAGGCGGCCGAAGAGCGCCTGGGCCAGCGGCCGGCCGCGGCTGCCGAGGGCCGCACGGAGGCCGAGCGCGCCTTCCTGCACATGGGCCGCACCATGAAGGAGGACCTGGAGGCCGTGGTGGAGCGGCTGAAGCCGCTGTTCCCTGCCGAGTTCGCCGTGGTGGCGGCCTACGCCCAGAGCTACCACGAGCACTTCGCGGCGCACCTGGCGGACTTGGCGCAGTTCGAGCTGAGCGAACGCGACACCTACGTGCTGCTGCTCTGGGTGCAGAACCTCTACCCCAA TGACATCATCAACAGCCCCAAGCTGGCCGGTGAGCTGCAAGGAGTCAGGCTTGGGAGCCTCCTGTCCCCCAAGCAGATCCGGCTGCTGGAGGCCACGTTCCTCTCCAATGAGGTG gaCAGCGTGAAGGAGCTGATGGCCCGCGCCCTGGAGCTGGAGTCGCAGCGCTGGAGCCAGGATGTGGCTCCCCAGAGGCTGGACggccactgccacagtgagctgGCCATTGACATCATCCAG ATCATCTCCCAGGGCCAGGCCAAGGCCGAGAGCATCACCCTTGACCTGGGCACGCAGATAAAGCACATGCTGTTGGTGGAGCTGGCTGCGTTCCTCAAGAG CTACCAGCGTTCCTTTGATGAATTTCTGGAGAGGTGCAAACAGCTGAGAAATTACAGGGCCAATGTCATCGCCAACATCAACAACTGCCTCTCCTTCCG GATGTTCGTGGACCAGAAGTGGCAGATACCACAGGACCTCCCGAGCCACCTGCTGAGCCCCCTGAATGAGCTCAAGAGTCATGGCGTTGATACCCTGCTCCAGAACCTGTTTGGGGTCCTGAAG CCGCTGTTCAAGAGGTTCACGCAGACCCGCTGGGCGGCCCCCGCGCAGACCCTGGAGGAAATTATCTCCGTGGTGGACGAGAGGCTGCCCGAGTTCTCTGAACTGCAGGACTGTTTCCGGGAG GAGCTCATGGAGGCTGTACACCTGCACCTGGTGAAGGAGTACATCATCCGCCTCAGCAAGCGGCGCCTGGTCCTCAACACggcagagaagcagcagcagctggcGGGGCACATCCGGGCCAACGCCGAGCTCATCCAGCACTTCTGCACTCAGAAC GGCTCCCCGGCCACCTGGCTGCATCGTGCCCTCCCCACGCTCGCGGAGATTATTCGCCTGCAAGACCCCAGTGCCATCAAGATCGAGGTGGCCACGTATGCCACCTGGTACCCTGACTTCAG CAAAGGCCACCTGAGTGCCATCCTGGCCGTCAAGGGGAATCTGTCCAGCAGTGAAGTCAGGAGCATCCGGAGCATCCTAGACATCAACACAGGGGCGCACGAGCCCTCCAAGTCCCTATTTTCACTTATAAAGGTTGGTTAG
- the EXOC3L4 gene encoding exocyst complex component 3-like protein 4 isoform X2 has translation MPSPQTVASGPELHSPREPVAPQIPAQGTWRASSEDASSAHREGLRPGLGTFRRAFSKASQRALGCAPQEDPGLLRRSSRFLFRSLRHALDDGPAADQTQATTGPGVAHSREVPSKAMDGVRRQSSTGAGPAELEDKSVADLITERKLLAAFEQLRHLETRLVAEKTSRTFEQDPTGFARRAMDVCLHYDGLAAEIGAIVLETLGPDGVDAAVLAELARVVRAEEEAHPEPPADGDFLRTPRHWRQRWEDAVRRSAQERVQQASAGEAPGAVEGAAGLAQLLAELGGLVRRDLQKVQLEVHPAYAAAGYPAWEAYLRAFHGAVAQRLQELAHDARGCEQLYVLLDWASNVYGSPDFLGSQDLALPSEPLPPLLAPDVWARLESDYTSFLETKIMSCFDGILQLEQSRWVAAEAPDVLQGHYHTPLSIDVHMLVAEHVKAAGAISAELEATTLQICARALGLFLRRFEKAFLESGAVSEPNLCANINACEEFRTHLLARFPGSLEELEKPLVAATCAFQKRLLQGLQGDVQPLFKVLCTKAWLTQDVLQPLLDKVVAFAGHLEHVVRPRAQETLQEVHRYVVREYLAQALRPRERFRGVERVSGSQKMGLDAQAIGNTFQGLGSEATWLGRAIPCVADILGETYKDDIRRHLETLIGSYPDIRRDHVLAILALRRLGRHRNQHLLTHAQDLLRAAAKAGGPGAAGGHVLFEEIEVPPSMDVLITCI, from the exons ATGCCGTCGCCTCAGACAGTGGCCTCCGGGCCGGAGCTGCACAGCCCCAGGGAGCCCGTGGCACCCCAGATCCCAGCTCAGGGCACTTGGAGGGCAAGCAGCGAGGATGCGTCCAGCGCCCATCGTGAGGGCTTGAGGCCTGGCCTGGGCACCTTTCGGCGGGCCTTCTCAAAGGCAAGCCAGCGGGCCTTGGGCTGCGCCCCCCAGGAggacccaggcctgctcaggCGCAGCTCCCGCTTCCTTTTCCGGTCTTTACGGCATGCTCTGGACGATGGCCCGGCTGCTGACCAGACCCAGGCTACCACTGGGCCAGGGGTGGCCCACAGCCGGGAGGTGCCCTCAAAGGCCATGGACGGTGTCCGCCGGCAGTCGTCCACTGGGGCGGGGCCTGCGGAACTAGAAG ACAAATCTGTGGCCGACCTCATCACGGAGCGGAAACTGCTGGCGGCCTTCGAGCAGCTGCGGCACCTCGAGACTCGGCTAGTGGCCGAGAAAACCTCGCGCACCTTCGAGCAGGACCCCACGGGCTTTGCGCGGCGCGCCATGGACGTGTGCCTGCACTACGACGGGCTGGCTGCGGAGATCGGCGCCATCGTGCTCGAGACCCTGGGCCCGGACGGCGTGGACGCGGCCGTGCTCGCGGAGCTGGCCCGCGTGGTGCGCGCGGAAGAGGAGGCCCATCCAGAGCCCCCTGCAGACGGCGACTTTCTGCGCACGCCGCGCCACTGGCGCCAGCGCTGGGAGGACGCGGTGCGGCGGAGCGCGCAGGAGCGCGTGCAGCAGGCGAGCGCGGGCGAGGCCCCGGGGGCAGTCGAGGGTGCCGCCGGCTTGGCCCAGCTTCTGGCCGAGCTCGGAGGCTTGGTTCGCCGCGACCTGCAGAAGGTGCAGCTGGAGGTGCACCCGGCTTACGCGGCCGCCGGCTATCCCGCGTGGGAGGCCTACCTGCGCGCCTTCCACGGCGCGGTGGCCCAGCGCCTCCAGGAGCTGGCGCACGACGCCCGTGGCTGCGAGCAGCTCTACGTCCTGCTGGACTGGGCCTCCAATGTCTATGGCAG TCCTGACTTCCTGGGCTcccaggacctggctctgccctcGGAGCCACTGCCCCCGCTCCTGGCACCCGATGTGTGGGCCCGACTCGAGAGCGACTACACCAGCTTCCTGGAG ACCAAGATCATGAGCTGCTTCGATGGCATCCTGCAGCTAGAACAGAGTCGCTGGGTGGCTGCCGAGGCCCCCGACGTGCTGCAGGGCCACTACCATACGCCGCTGTCCATCGACGTACACATG CTCGTGGCAGAGCACGTGAAGGCAGCCGGCGCCATCTCCGCGGAGCTGGAGGCCACCACCTTGCAGATCTGTGCGCGGGCCCTTGGCCTCTTCCTGCGCAG GTTTGAAAAGGCTTTTCTGGAGTCGGGGGCGGTGAGCGAGCCTAACCTGTGCGCCAACATCAATGCCTGCGAGGAGTTCAG AACTCATCTTCTGGCCAGGTTCCCAGGAAGCCTTGAAGAGCTGGAGAAGCCCCTGGTGGCTGCCACCTGCGCCTTTCAGAAGCGGCTGCTCCAGGGCTTGCAGGGTGATGTGCAG ccgcTCTTCAAGGTCCTGTGCACCAAGGCCTGGCTGACACAGGACGTGCTGCAGCCCCTCCTGGACAAGGTGGTGGCGTTCGCCGGCCACCTCGAGCACGTGGTCCGGCCCCGGGCGCAG GAGACTCTGCAGGAGGTGCACCGATACGTCGTCCGCGAGTACCTGGCGCAGGCGCTGAGGCCACGCGAGCGGTTCCGGGGTGTGGAGCGCGTGAGTGGCTCCCAGAAGATGGGCCTGGACGCCCAGGCCATTGGCAACACCTTCCAGGGCTTG GGCTCTGAGGCCACTTGGTTGGGCCGAGCTATCCCGTGCGTGGCGGACATACTGGGCGAGACTTACAAAGACGACATCCGGCGGCACCTGGAGACACTCATCGGGAGCTACCCCGACATCAG GCGGGACCACGTGCTGGCCATTCTAGCGCTGCGCCGACTGGGCCGCCATCGGAACCAGCACCTCCTGACGCATGCCCAGGACCTGCTGAGGGCCGCGGCCAAGGCAGGGGGCCCCGGCGCTGCTGGGGGCCACGTGCTCTTCGAGGAGATCGAGGTGCCCCCCTCCATGGATGTGCTAATCACCTGCATCTAG
- the EXOC3L4 gene encoding exocyst complex component 3-like protein 4 isoform X1: MGFCVCSWGLGTPQGFLSLLFAPSSAAAKMPSPQTVASGPELHSPREPVAPQIPAQGTWRASSEDASSAHREGLRPGLGTFRRAFSKASQRALGCAPQEDPGLLRRSSRFLFRSLRHALDDGPAADQTQATTGPGVAHSREVPSKAMDGVRRQSSTGAGPAELEDKSVADLITERKLLAAFEQLRHLETRLVAEKTSRTFEQDPTGFARRAMDVCLHYDGLAAEIGAIVLETLGPDGVDAAVLAELARVVRAEEEAHPEPPADGDFLRTPRHWRQRWEDAVRRSAQERVQQASAGEAPGAVEGAAGLAQLLAELGGLVRRDLQKVQLEVHPAYAAAGYPAWEAYLRAFHGAVAQRLQELAHDARGCEQLYVLLDWASNVYGSPDFLGSQDLALPSEPLPPLLAPDVWARLESDYTSFLETKIMSCFDGILQLEQSRWVAAEAPDVLQGHYHTPLSIDVHMLVAEHVKAAGAISAELEATTLQICARALGLFLRRFEKAFLESGAVSEPNLCANINACEEFRTHLLARFPGSLEELEKPLVAATCAFQKRLLQGLQGDVQPLFKVLCTKAWLTQDVLQPLLDKVVAFAGHLEHVVRPRAQETLQEVHRYVVREYLAQALRPRERFRGVERVSGSQKMGLDAQAIGNTFQGLGSEATWLGRAIPCVADILGETYKDDIRRHLETLIGSYPDIRRDHVLAILALRRLGRHRNQHLLTHAQDLLRAAAKAGGPGAAGGHVLFEEIEVPPSMDVLITCI; the protein is encoded by the exons ATGGGTTTCTGTGTCTGCTCCTGGGGGCTGGGCACCCCGCAGGGCTTCCTGAGCCTCCTTTTCgcccccagctctgctgctgccAAGATGCCGTCGCCTCAGACAGTGGCCTCCGGGCCGGAGCTGCACAGCCCCAGGGAGCCCGTGGCACCCCAGATCCCAGCTCAGGGCACTTGGAGGGCAAGCAGCGAGGATGCGTCCAGCGCCCATCGTGAGGGCTTGAGGCCTGGCCTGGGCACCTTTCGGCGGGCCTTCTCAAAGGCAAGCCAGCGGGCCTTGGGCTGCGCCCCCCAGGAggacccaggcctgctcaggCGCAGCTCCCGCTTCCTTTTCCGGTCTTTACGGCATGCTCTGGACGATGGCCCGGCTGCTGACCAGACCCAGGCTACCACTGGGCCAGGGGTGGCCCACAGCCGGGAGGTGCCCTCAAAGGCCATGGACGGTGTCCGCCGGCAGTCGTCCACTGGGGCGGGGCCTGCGGAACTAGAAG ACAAATCTGTGGCCGACCTCATCACGGAGCGGAAACTGCTGGCGGCCTTCGAGCAGCTGCGGCACCTCGAGACTCGGCTAGTGGCCGAGAAAACCTCGCGCACCTTCGAGCAGGACCCCACGGGCTTTGCGCGGCGCGCCATGGACGTGTGCCTGCACTACGACGGGCTGGCTGCGGAGATCGGCGCCATCGTGCTCGAGACCCTGGGCCCGGACGGCGTGGACGCGGCCGTGCTCGCGGAGCTGGCCCGCGTGGTGCGCGCGGAAGAGGAGGCCCATCCAGAGCCCCCTGCAGACGGCGACTTTCTGCGCACGCCGCGCCACTGGCGCCAGCGCTGGGAGGACGCGGTGCGGCGGAGCGCGCAGGAGCGCGTGCAGCAGGCGAGCGCGGGCGAGGCCCCGGGGGCAGTCGAGGGTGCCGCCGGCTTGGCCCAGCTTCTGGCCGAGCTCGGAGGCTTGGTTCGCCGCGACCTGCAGAAGGTGCAGCTGGAGGTGCACCCGGCTTACGCGGCCGCCGGCTATCCCGCGTGGGAGGCCTACCTGCGCGCCTTCCACGGCGCGGTGGCCCAGCGCCTCCAGGAGCTGGCGCACGACGCCCGTGGCTGCGAGCAGCTCTACGTCCTGCTGGACTGGGCCTCCAATGTCTATGGCAG TCCTGACTTCCTGGGCTcccaggacctggctctgccctcGGAGCCACTGCCCCCGCTCCTGGCACCCGATGTGTGGGCCCGACTCGAGAGCGACTACACCAGCTTCCTGGAG ACCAAGATCATGAGCTGCTTCGATGGCATCCTGCAGCTAGAACAGAGTCGCTGGGTGGCTGCCGAGGCCCCCGACGTGCTGCAGGGCCACTACCATACGCCGCTGTCCATCGACGTACACATG CTCGTGGCAGAGCACGTGAAGGCAGCCGGCGCCATCTCCGCGGAGCTGGAGGCCACCACCTTGCAGATCTGTGCGCGGGCCCTTGGCCTCTTCCTGCGCAG GTTTGAAAAGGCTTTTCTGGAGTCGGGGGCGGTGAGCGAGCCTAACCTGTGCGCCAACATCAATGCCTGCGAGGAGTTCAG AACTCATCTTCTGGCCAGGTTCCCAGGAAGCCTTGAAGAGCTGGAGAAGCCCCTGGTGGCTGCCACCTGCGCCTTTCAGAAGCGGCTGCTCCAGGGCTTGCAGGGTGATGTGCAG ccgcTCTTCAAGGTCCTGTGCACCAAGGCCTGGCTGACACAGGACGTGCTGCAGCCCCTCCTGGACAAGGTGGTGGCGTTCGCCGGCCACCTCGAGCACGTGGTCCGGCCCCGGGCGCAG GAGACTCTGCAGGAGGTGCACCGATACGTCGTCCGCGAGTACCTGGCGCAGGCGCTGAGGCCACGCGAGCGGTTCCGGGGTGTGGAGCGCGTGAGTGGCTCCCAGAAGATGGGCCTGGACGCCCAGGCCATTGGCAACACCTTCCAGGGCTTG GGCTCTGAGGCCACTTGGTTGGGCCGAGCTATCCCGTGCGTGGCGGACATACTGGGCGAGACTTACAAAGACGACATCCGGCGGCACCTGGAGACACTCATCGGGAGCTACCCCGACATCAG GCGGGACCACGTGCTGGCCATTCTAGCGCTGCGCCGACTGGGCCGCCATCGGAACCAGCACCTCCTGACGCATGCCCAGGACCTGCTGAGGGCCGCGGCCAAGGCAGGGGGCCCCGGCGCTGCTGGGGGCCACGTGCTCTTCGAGGAGATCGAGGTGCCCCCCTCCATGGATGTGCTAATCACCTGCATCTAG